The Streptomyces luteogriseus genome includes a window with the following:
- a CDS encoding S8 family peptidase, whose product MRISPELRRKLISVAVVSTALLTAAPASVAVAQESAPRPAAVPAAQTEAAPGIQAERLIVGYKSGATEAKSNKAAAADAASKAEKTGEDIDFQRRLGTGAALVELGTNPTRASVADVVAQYKADPQVAYVVPDRLNKPTAVTPNDTEYSKQWDLFESTAGMNVPGAWDTTTGSGVTVAVIDTGYVTHSDLAANIVGGYDFISDTAVSVDGNGRDSNPADPGDWYNDNECGQGIAASGSSWHGTHVAGTIAAATNNGKGVAGIAHGAKISPVRVLGKCGGYDSDIIDAITWASGGTVSGVPANTNVAKVINMSLGGGGACSTATQSAINGAVNRGTSVVVAAGNENQNVSNASPANCNNVIAVAATNRAGSRASYSNYGSLVDIAAPGGETRTATANGILSTLNSGTKTPSSENYAYYQGTSMATPHVAGLAALMKSANSALTPAQIESAIKANARALPGTCSGGCGAGLADAAKTVQAVKGGTSTGTTFSSTTAVAIPDNGAAIESPISVTGRSGNAPSALQVGVDITHTYRGDLVIDLVAPDGSTYRLKAAASDSADNVNTTYTVNASGEAANGTWKLRVQDTAAQDTGTLNGWKLTF is encoded by the coding sequence GTGCGTATCTCCCCAGAGCTCAGACGGAAGCTGATATCCGTCGCTGTCGTCTCCACCGCCCTGCTGACCGCAGCCCCCGCCTCGGTCGCCGTCGCCCAGGAGTCCGCCCCCCGCCCGGCCGCGGTCCCCGCCGCCCAGACCGAAGCCGCCCCCGGCATCCAGGCCGAGCGCCTCATCGTCGGCTACAAGTCCGGCGCCACCGAGGCCAAGTCCAACAAGGCCGCCGCCGCCGACGCCGCGTCCAAGGCCGAGAAGACCGGCGAGGACATCGACTTCCAGCGCCGCCTCGGCACCGGCGCCGCACTCGTCGAGCTGGGCACGAACCCCACCCGTGCCTCCGTCGCCGACGTCGTCGCCCAGTACAAGGCCGACCCGCAGGTCGCCTACGTCGTCCCCGACCGCCTGAACAAGCCGACGGCCGTCACCCCGAACGACACCGAGTACAGCAAGCAGTGGGACCTCTTCGAGTCGACCGCGGGCATGAACGTCCCCGGCGCGTGGGACACCACCACCGGCAGCGGCGTGACCGTCGCCGTCATCGACACCGGCTACGTCACCCACTCCGACCTGGCCGCGAACATCGTCGGCGGCTACGACTTCATCTCCGACACCGCTGTCTCCGTCGACGGCAACGGCCGTGACAGCAACCCGGCCGACCCGGGCGACTGGTACAACGACAACGAGTGCGGCCAGGGCATCGCCGCCTCCGGCTCCTCCTGGCACGGCACCCACGTGGCCGGCACCATCGCCGCCGCCACCAACAACGGCAAGGGTGTCGCCGGTATCGCCCACGGCGCGAAGATCTCCCCGGTCCGTGTCCTCGGCAAGTGCGGCGGCTACGACTCCGACATCATCGACGCCATCACCTGGGCGTCCGGCGGCACCGTCTCCGGCGTGCCCGCCAACACCAACGTCGCCAAGGTCATCAACATGAGCCTCGGCGGGGGCGGCGCCTGCTCCACCGCGACCCAGAGCGCCATCAACGGCGCCGTGAACCGCGGCACCTCGGTCGTCGTCGCGGCCGGCAACGAGAACCAGAACGTCTCGAACGCCTCCCCGGCCAACTGCAACAACGTCATCGCGGTCGCCGCGACCAACCGCGCCGGCAGCCGGGCCTCGTACTCCAACTACGGCTCGCTCGTCGACATCGCCGCCCCCGGCGGTGAGACCCGCACCGCCACCGCCAACGGCATCCTCTCCACGCTGAACTCCGGCACGAAGACGCCGTCGAGCGAGAACTACGCCTACTACCAGGGCACCAGCATGGCCACCCCGCACGTCGCGGGCCTCGCCGCGCTGATGAAGTCGGCCAACTCCGCCCTCACCCCGGCGCAGATCGAGTCGGCCATCAAGGCCAATGCCCGTGCCCTGCCCGGCACCTGCTCCGGCGGCTGCGGCGCGGGCCTCGCGGACGCCGCCAAGACGGTCCAGGCCGTGAAGGGCGGCACGTCCACCGGCACGACCTTCTCCAGCACCACCGCCGTCGCCATCCCGGACAACGGCGCCGCGATCGAGTCGCCGATCAGCGTCACCGGCCGCAGCGGCAACGCCCCCTCGGCCCTCCAGGTCGGCGTCGACATCACCCACACCTACCGCGGCGACCTCGTCATCGACCTGGTGGCGCCGGACGGTTCGACGTACCGCCTGAAGGCCGCCGCGTCGGACTCCGCCGACAACGTGAACACCACCTACACGGTGAACGCCTCCGGCGAGGCGGCCAACGGCACCTGGAAGCTGCGCGTCCAGGACACCGCCGCCCAGGACACGGGCACCCTCAACGGCTGGAAGCTGACCTTCTGA
- a CDS encoding damage-control phosphatase ARMT1 family protein has translation MPDTPSAPLLLGNQPGSFPHSVLAERHPAIIKQVREAFPYEPAQHRALDELLAACTEGEIEPLPADAHDRGLWETWGLRDHTGRSWFDVPWLWSESWFYRRLLQAVGYFGPGPWQGIDPFRPFKLAELHSAETDEELAALDDLAARPAAEQSRALLHGSLWGNRADLGFRLSAEGAHATDAAPGLVADDSDRLWSRLDATGPGTGTLCLVADNAGRELVPDLLLVAHLLESGRIGRAVLHVKPYPYYVSDATTADVVDAVRRLTGAGGAAAAYGRTLWSALADGRLTLRAHAFSSAPLPYEEMPGDLRAEFASATLTIVKGDLNYRRLVGDRLWAPTTPFADVTAHFPGPVAALRTLKSDVITGLDAQTEAALDAAEGRRWRTGGTHALIQVRVPG, from the coding sequence ATGCCCGACACCCCCTCCGCGCCCCTGCTCCTCGGCAACCAGCCGGGCTCCTTCCCCCACAGTGTGCTGGCCGAGCGGCACCCCGCGATCATCAAGCAGGTCCGCGAGGCCTTCCCGTACGAACCCGCGCAGCACCGCGCCCTCGACGAGCTGCTCGCCGCGTGCACGGAGGGCGAGATCGAACCCCTTCCCGCCGACGCGCACGACCGGGGCCTCTGGGAGACCTGGGGGCTGCGCGACCACACCGGCCGGTCCTGGTTCGACGTTCCGTGGCTCTGGTCCGAGAGCTGGTTCTACCGCCGGCTGCTCCAGGCCGTCGGCTACTTCGGCCCGGGTCCCTGGCAGGGCATCGACCCCTTCCGCCCCTTCAAACTCGCCGAACTCCACTCCGCCGAGACCGACGAGGAACTCGCCGCACTCGACGACCTCGCCGCCCGGCCCGCCGCCGAACAGAGCCGGGCCCTGCTGCACGGCTCCCTCTGGGGCAACCGGGCCGACCTCGGCTTCCGCCTCTCCGCGGAAGGCGCACACGCCACGGACGCCGCGCCCGGCCTGGTCGCCGACGACAGCGACCGCCTCTGGTCACGGCTCGACGCCACCGGGCCCGGGACCGGCACGCTGTGCCTGGTCGCCGACAACGCGGGCCGCGAACTCGTCCCCGATCTCCTCCTGGTCGCCCACCTCCTGGAGAGCGGCCGCATCGGACGGGCGGTCCTGCACGTCAAGCCGTACCCCTACTACGTCTCCGACGCCACCACCGCGGACGTCGTCGACGCCGTGCGCCGGCTGACCGGTGCCGGGGGAGCGGCCGCCGCGTACGGCCGGACCCTCTGGTCCGCCCTCGCCGACGGCCGCCTCACACTGCGTGCCCACGCCTTCTCCAGCGCGCCGCTGCCCTACGAGGAGATGCCCGGGGACCTGCGCGCGGAGTTCGCCTCGGCCACCCTCACCATCGTGAAGGGCGACCTCAACTACCGCCGCCTGGTCGGCGACCGGCTGTGGGCCCCGACCACGCCGTTCGCCGACGTCACCGCCCACTTCCCCGGTCCGGTCGCCGCCCTGCGCACCCTGAAGTCCGACGTGATCACCGGCCTCGACGCGCAGACCGAGGCCGCCTTGGACGCGGCGGAGGGCCGGCGCTGGCGCACCGGCGGCACGCACGCGCTGATTCAGGTGCGGGTCCCCGGTTAG
- the cyc2 gene encoding germacradienol/geosmin synthase Cyc2, with the protein MTQPFELPHFYLPHPARLNPHVDEARAHSTAWAREMGMLEGSGVWEQADLDAHDYGLLCAYTHPDCDGPALSLITDWYVWVFFFDDHFLEMYKRSPDRIAGKAHLDRLPLFMPLDLFAPVPEPENPVEAGLADLWARTVPRMSEGWRRRFAVATEHLLNESMWELSNINEGRIANPVEYIEMRRKVGGAPWSAGLVEYATAEVPVAVAGTRPLRVLMETFSDAVHLRNDLFSYQREVEEEGENSNGVLVLETFFGCTTQEAADTVNDVLTSRLHQFEHTAFTEVPAVALEKGLGPDEVAAVAAYTKGLQDWQSGGHEWHLRSSRYMNENAVRGGSPWPGCTGIGTSAADVRALLATAGATGAPPTPFGQWGRLRSHTHVPYQKVGPSRIPDIRMPFPLELSPHLDNARRGLRAWVERMGILAEGVWDEDKLRAYDLALCSAGLDPDATPEALDLSAQWLAWGTYGDDYYPLVYGHRRDLAAARLTTARLSDCMPVDGAAPPPANAMERGLADLWARTTAGMTPEARRTLKDGVNVMTESWVWELSNQVHNRVPDPVDYLEMRRATFGSDLTLSLCRMGHGPAVPPEVYRSGPVRSLENAAMDFACLLNDVFSYQKEIEFEGEIHNAILVVQSFFGCDYPTGLGIVHDLMSQRMRQFEHVVAHELPVLYDDFQLGKEARAAMATYVADLRNWMSGILHWHREVDRYKAEWLSRRTHGFLPDRPPAVPVPALR; encoded by the coding sequence ATGACGCAGCCGTTCGAACTCCCGCATTTCTACCTGCCGCACCCCGCGCGGCTGAACCCGCATGTCGACGAGGCCCGGGCCCATTCGACCGCGTGGGCGCGCGAGATGGGCATGCTGGAGGGCTCCGGCGTCTGGGAGCAGGCCGACCTGGACGCGCACGACTACGGCCTGCTGTGCGCCTACACCCACCCCGACTGCGACGGCCCCGCCCTGTCCCTCATCACCGACTGGTACGTGTGGGTCTTCTTCTTCGACGACCACTTCCTGGAGATGTACAAGCGCAGCCCCGACCGTATCGCCGGCAAGGCGCACCTGGACCGGCTGCCGCTGTTCATGCCGCTGGACCTGTTCGCTCCCGTGCCGGAACCCGAGAACCCGGTCGAGGCGGGCCTCGCCGACCTGTGGGCGCGCACGGTGCCGAGGATGTCCGAGGGGTGGCGGCGCCGCTTCGCCGTGGCCACCGAGCATCTCCTCAACGAGTCGATGTGGGAGCTGTCCAACATCAACGAGGGGCGGATCGCCAACCCCGTCGAGTACATCGAGATGCGCCGCAAGGTCGGCGGCGCCCCCTGGTCGGCGGGTCTCGTGGAGTACGCGACCGCCGAGGTGCCCGTCGCCGTCGCCGGGACCAGGCCGCTCAGGGTGCTGATGGAGACGTTCTCCGACGCCGTGCACCTGCGCAACGACCTGTTCTCCTACCAGCGCGAGGTCGAGGAAGAGGGCGAGAACAGCAACGGGGTGCTCGTCCTGGAGACCTTCTTCGGCTGCACCACCCAGGAGGCCGCCGACACCGTCAACGACGTCCTGACCTCCCGCCTCCACCAGTTCGAGCACACGGCGTTCACCGAAGTGCCCGCGGTGGCCCTGGAGAAGGGGCTCGGGCCGGACGAGGTCGCGGCCGTCGCGGCGTACACGAAGGGGCTGCAGGACTGGCAGTCGGGCGGCCATGAATGGCATCTGCGCTCCAGCCGCTACATGAACGAGAACGCGGTGCGCGGCGGCAGCCCCTGGCCGGGATGCACCGGCATCGGCACCTCGGCCGCCGACGTGCGTGCCCTGCTCGCGACGGCCGGAGCCACGGGGGCACCTCCCACGCCTTTCGGGCAGTGGGGGAGGCTGCGCTCCCACACCCACGTGCCGTACCAGAAGGTCGGGCCGTCGCGGATCCCCGACATCCGCATGCCGTTCCCGCTGGAGCTCAGCCCGCACCTGGACAACGCCCGCCGCGGTCTGCGCGCGTGGGTGGAGCGCATGGGCATCCTCGCCGAGGGCGTCTGGGACGAGGACAAGCTCCGCGCCTACGACCTCGCCCTCTGCTCGGCCGGTCTCGACCCGGACGCCACGCCCGAGGCCCTCGACCTCAGCGCGCAGTGGCTCGCCTGGGGCACCTACGGCGACGACTACTACCCCCTGGTCTACGGCCACCGCCGCGACCTCGCCGCCGCCCGCCTGACGACGGCCCGCCTGTCCGACTGCATGCCGGTCGACGGCGCTGCACCGCCCCCGGCCAACGCCATGGAGCGCGGCCTGGCCGACCTGTGGGCGCGTACCACCGCCGGGATGACGCCCGAGGCGCGGCGCACGCTCAAGGACGGGGTGAACGTCATGACCGAGAGCTGGGTGTGGGAGCTGTCGAACCAGGTCCACAACCGCGTGCCCGACCCGGTCGACTACCTGGAGATGCGCAGGGCGACCTTCGGCTCCGACCTCACCCTGAGCCTGTGCCGGATGGGACACGGCCCGGCCGTCCCGCCCGAGGTCTACCGCAGCGGCCCGGTCCGCTCCCTGGAGAACGCCGCGATGGACTTCGCGTGCCTCCTCAACGACGTCTTCTCGTACCAGAAGGAGATCGAGTTCGAGGGAGAGATCCACAACGCGATTCTCGTCGTGCAGTCCTTCTTCGGCTGCGACTACCCGACCGGACTCGGCATCGTGCACGACCTGATGAGCCAGCGCATGCGCCAGTTCGAGCACGTCGTCGCGCACGAACTGCCCGTCCTGTACGACGACTTCCAGCTCGGCAAGGAGGCCCGAGCGGCCATGGCGACCTATGTGGCGGACCTGCGGAACTGGATGTCCGGCATCCTCCACTGGCACCGCGAGGTGGACCGCTACAAGGCCGAGTGGCTGTCCCGGCGCACCCACGGCTTCCTCCCGGACCGCCCGCCGGCCGTGCCCGTGCCCGCGCTCCGCTGA
- a CDS encoding ScbR family autoregulator-binding transcription factor: MARQLRAEQTRSTIITAAADLFDRRGYESTSLSDIVEHAHVTKGALYFHFAAKEDLAHAILELQSHTARRLATETDSRGHTSLEALMRLTFGITRKSVEDPVLRAGLRLATGGIRPRPPLSHPFTEWLDIVTARLVGAVKESDVHPDVDIDVVAHSLVCFFVGTRVVGRSREPVARQPRRTAEMWNILIRGLVPVTRRARYLSLAARLEREIAPV; the protein is encoded by the coding sequence ATGGCGAGGCAGTTGCGAGCCGAGCAGACCCGCTCGACGATCATCACGGCCGCCGCTGACCTGTTCGACCGTCGCGGGTACGAATCGACCAGTCTCAGCGACATCGTGGAACACGCGCACGTCACCAAGGGAGCCCTGTACTTCCACTTCGCGGCGAAGGAGGATCTCGCCCACGCGATCCTCGAACTCCAGTCGCACACCGCCCGCCGGCTGGCCACGGAGACCGACAGCCGCGGCCACACCTCCCTCGAAGCGCTGATGCGCCTCACATTCGGCATCACCCGCAAGTCCGTCGAGGATCCGGTGCTGCGGGCCGGTCTGCGGCTCGCCACGGGCGGGATCCGGCCCCGGCCGCCCCTGAGCCACCCGTTCACCGAGTGGCTGGACATCGTCACGGCCCGGCTCGTCGGCGCGGTCAAGGAGTCCGATGTCCACCCAGACGTCGACATCGACGTCGTGGCCCACTCGTTGGTCTGCTTCTTCGTCGGCACCCGCGTCGTGGGCCGCTCCCGCGAGCCGGTCGCCCGCCAGCCCCGCCGCACGGCCGAGATGTGGAACATACTCATCCGCGGCCTGGTTCCGGTGACCCGCCGCGCCCGCTATCTGAGCCTGGCGGCGCGACTGGAGCGGGAGATCGCACCCGTGTGA